The Urocitellus parryii isolate mUroPar1 chromosome 6, mUroPar1.hap1, whole genome shotgun sequence genome includes a window with the following:
- the Pabpc1l gene encoding polyadenylate-binding protein 1-like: MNAGGQGYPLASLYVGDLHPDVNEAMLYETFSPAGPILSIRVCRDVATRRSLGYAYINFQQPADAERALDTMNFELIKGQPIRIMWSQRDPGLRRSGVGNIFIKNLEDSIDNKALYDTFSAFGNILSCKVVCDEHGSRGFGFVHFETHEAAQQAISTMNGMLLNDRKVFVGHFKSRREREAELGARALEFTNIYVKNLHVDTDEQALQDLFSQFGKMLSVKVMRDNSGHSRGFGFVNFEKHEEAQKAVDQMNGKEVSGLLLYVGRAQKRAERQNELKRRFEQMKQDRQTRYQGVNLYVKNLDDSIDDERLRKVFSPYGVITSAKVMTEGGHSKGFGFVCFSSPEEATKAVTEMNGRIVGTKPLYVALAQRKEERKAILTNQYMQRLSTVRALGRPLLGSFQQPSSYFLPALPQPPAQAAYCASGSMASIQPAPRWTAQPHRPSSVCPPAAAMVRPTGMSRHPRAHAGSVSQASTQELHPVHHTQRVANIGTQTIGPSGAGCSTPGRPLPPYKCPSTVHSTRGVQEPAVHVPGQEPLTASMLAAAPLHEQKQMIGERLYPLVHNVHSQLAGKITGMLLEIDNSELLLMLESPESLHAKIEEAVAVLQAHQAMEQPKAYMH, from the exons ATGAACGCCGGCGGCCAGGGCTACCCGCTGGCCTCGCTCTACGTGGGCGACCTGCACCCAGACGTGAACGAGGCCATGCTCTATGAGACGTTCTCGCCCGCCGGCCCCATCCTGTCCATCCGCGTGTGCCGCGACGTGGCCACCAGGCGCTCGCTGGGCTACGCCTACATCAACTTCCAGCAGCCGGCCGATG CCGAGCGGGCACTGGACACAATGAACTTTGAGTTGATCAAAGGCCAACCCATCCGCATCATGTGGTCACAGAGAGACCCAGGACTCCGAAGATCAGGTGTGGGCAACATCTTCATCAAGAACCTGGAGGACTCCATCGACAACAAGGCTTTATATGATACCTTCTCCGCCTTTGGGAACATCCTCTCTTGCAAG GTGGTATGTGATGAGCACGGCTCTCGGGGCTTCGGCTTTGTGCATTTTGAGACCCATGAGGCTGCGCAGCAGGCCATCAGCACCATGAACGGGATGCTGCTGAATGACCGCAAAGT CTTTGTTGGCCACTTCAAGTCTCGAAGAGAGCGGGAAGCCGAGCTGGGCGCCCGGGCCCTGGAGTTCACCAACATCTATGTGAAGAACCTGCACGTGGACACGGACGAGCAGGCCCTGCAGGACCTCTTCTCCCAGTTTG GAAAGATGCTGAGTGTGAAGGTGATGAGGGACAACAGCGGCCACTCCCGGGGCTTCGGCTTTGTCAACTTTGAAAAGCATGAGGAAGCCCAAAAG gctgTGGACCAAATGAATGGGAAGGAGGTGAGCGGGCTACTGCTGTATGTGGGCCGAGCCCAGAAGCGGGCAGAGCGGCAAAATGAGCTGAAGCGCAGGTTCGAACAAATGAAGCAGGACAGGCAGACCCGCTACCAG GGCGTGAACCTGTATGTGAAGAATCTGGATGACTCCATTGATGACGAGAGactgaggaaagtgttctctCCCTACGGAGTGATTACCAGCGCGAAG GTGATGACAGAGGGTGGCCACAGCAAGGGGTTTGGCTTTGTGTGTTTTTCCTCTCCAGAAGAGGCAACCAAAGCTGTGACAGAGATGAATGGGCGCATCGTGGGCACCAAGCCTCTGTACGTGGCATTGGCCCAGCGCAAAGAGGAGCGGAAGGCCATCTTGACCAACCAGTACATGCAGCGCCTCTCTACGGTGCGGGCTCTGGGCCGCCCCCTTTTGGGCTCCTTCCAGCAGCCCTCCAGCTACTTCCTGCCCGCTCTGCCCCAG CCTCCGGCCCAGGCTGCGTACTGTGCCTCTGGCTCCATGGCCTCCATCCAGCCTGCCCCCAGGTGGACAGCCCAGCCACATAGACCTTCAT CCGTCTGTCCTCCAGCTGCTGCAATGGTCCGGCCAACAGGCATGTCTCGGCACCCCCGGGCCCACGCTGGCAGTGTCAGTCAGGCCTCCACCCAGGAGCTCCACCCGGTGCACCACACCCAGAGAGTGG CCAACATTGGTACCCAGACGATAGGACCCAGTGGGGCAGGATGCTCTACACCAGGCCGGCCTCTCCCACCATACAAATGTCCCTCAACTGTACACAGTACCCGTGGG GTCCAGGAGCCTGCTGTGCACGTGCCTGGCCAGGAGCCCCTGACCGCATCCATGCTGGCTGCAGCGCCCCTGCATGAGCAAAAGCAAATGATTG GGGAGCGTCTTTACCCGCTTGTCCATAACGTACACAGCCAGCTGGCCGGCAAGATCACAGGCATGCTGCTGGAGATCGACAACTCGGAGCTGCTGCTCATGCTGGAGTCTCCAGAGTCCCTCCACGCCAAG ATAGAAGAGGCTGTGGCAGTGCTGCAGGCACACCAGGCCATGGAGCAGCCAAAGGCATACATGCACTGA
- the Ywhab gene encoding 14-3-3 protein beta/alpha yields MTMDKSELVQKAKLAEQAERYDDMAAAMKAVTEQGHELSNEERNLLSVAYKNVVGARRSSWRVISSIEQKTERNEKKQQMGKEYREKIEAELQDICNDVLELLDKYLIPNATQPESKVFYLKMKGDYFRYLSEVASGDNKQTTVSNSQQAYQEAFEISKKEMQPTHPIRLGLALNFSVFYYEILNSPEKACSLAKTAFDEAIAELDTLNEESYKDSTLIMQLLRDNLTLWTSENQGDEGDAGEGEN; encoded by the exons ATGACCATGGACAAAAGTGAGCTGGTACAGAAAGCCAAACTTGCTGAGCAGGCTGAGCGCTATGATGACATGGCTGCAGCCATGAAGGCAGTCACTGAACAGGGGCACGAACTCTCCAATGAAGAGAGAAATCTGCTCTCTGTCGCCTACAAGAATGTGGTAGGTGCTCGCCGTTCTTCCTGGCGCGTCATCTCCAGCATTGAACAGAAAACAGAGAGGAATGAGAAGAAGCAGCAGATGGGCAAAGAGTACCGTGAGAAGATAGAGGCAGAGCTGCAGGATATCTGCAATGATGTTCTG GAGCTGTTGGACAAATATCTAATTCCCAATGCTACCCAACCAGAAAGTAAGGTGTTCTACTTGAAAATGAAAGGAGATTATTTTAGGTATCTTTCTGAGGTGGCATCTGGAGATAATAAACAAA CCACCGTGTCGAACTCCCAGCAGGCTTACCAGGAAGCATTTGAAATTAGTAAGAAAGAAATGCAGCCTACACACCCAATTCGACTTGGCCTGGCTCTAAATTTCTCAGTCTTTTACTATGAGATTCTAAACTCTCCTGAAAAGGCCTGCAGCCTGGCAAAAACG GCATTTGATGAAGCGATTGCTGAGTTGGATACACTGAATGAAGAGTCTTACAAAGACAGCACTCTGATCATGCAGTTACTTAGGGACAATCTCACT ctgTGGACATCCGAAAACCAGGGAGATGAAGGAGATGCTGGGGAGGGAGAGAACTAA